One Musa acuminata AAA Group cultivar baxijiao unplaced genomic scaffold, Cavendish_Baxijiao_AAA HiC_scaffold_1053, whole genome shotgun sequence genomic window, aattcgaaactacctgttatccaataaaaacctaaaattcctaataataaaccaaaatcccctacacggttagttacaaaagctttttgacaagcacttgctgcagtcggtcgtgtgaaccaaaatcctattaataaataggaacacatccccaccagttcccaaaaaatataaatttgtatcaaattggaactggtaactaatcccaacatggaagcattgaaaaaactcatataagcaaaaaatctcagatatccttgatcatgagacatataattgtcactataaataagaaccaagattccaacagtagtaattagtattgacataatagaactaagtgggtcgatcaaatatccgaactctaaggaaaaatcattattgatggtccaagaccatagatattgatagatagaacttccatgtatttgttgaatagataaattggctgaaaaccccataactatacttaacagtaaaacactaggaaaagcccatatacgacgaatattttttgttgctgtcggaatcagtagaagtccaaatcctattgacacagtaactggaagtggaagaaaaggtattatccatgcatattgatatgtatgttccataagaaaacaaaatgaaatctttaataattctactattctagtctagtcttagtagaatattctattctggtaatttatagccatattatatagtataataagaaaaaagagttataccaaaaggagtacttgattctaattatgttttaataaaattatatgttttaataggtttaaaatatattttcaaacaggttttaaatatattttttaataggttttaaatatattttttaataggttttaaacatattcgaaaatgctttttttaaaactattcTACCAGGGAATAAGTATAGATAATGACTAAAAGGAACAATCTATTTTGAACAAAACAATACATGTCTTTCACATACAACGATAAAAACTGGTAACCCTTTTTGAATGGCAGTTCCCAAAAAGCGTACTTCTATGTCAAAAAAACGTATTCGTAaaaatatttggaaaaaaaaaggatttttagcTGCAGTAAAGGCTTTTTCCTTAGCGAAATCGGTTTCCACCGGACGTTCAAAAAGTTTTTTTGTGcaacaaacaaataataaagtcttggaataatcggaattgacatacccgaagaacttcgaattttttaagatgaacgattcacattaattaatgtattgaactcctcaatatcaatatgagttagaactagctgttgtagtatgtagatgtggtatgtagaataaaggtatgtatatcgaattctgaatattttttctatctacttttttcacaatagaaaaatatttttctattgtgaaaagtagagtatgattacgatagaaatgaaaattcttttgtttcttatatgcctaacaaaaacctaattagtttggtaaatcttaccattatgcattatatatataatgaagagaccattatatataatatgaagagtattaatactctaatgatactaaggaatgatactaaggtgtcgaaatcgttagaaaatttcaaattcttttgatttagtgatgaaattgttatacatatgaaatcctggttatttaatcttcttcattgaaaaaaaaaatattttttttttcattttgtttgaatctatgaaatcaaatcggataaataaaaaacgaatcaaaaaatagaaaatgaacaattcttagttctatacctcgacagacaacaaaactattgagttctaactgttttggaagaacttagtttctagtacgcgaaagtttattattaaaactaaacttactaaaactaaacttactttattattaaaactaaacttacaatgatcccaactaaagattctttttttgaatagagattcaaataggaatttaaatgaattttgatttatcgatTCTAATGTTTACTAAACTATATTGAATCCTTGATTCTCGACGATTCAACATGAATTGACTATTATTATTTCAAGTAAGCCGCCATGGTGAAATTGGTAGACACGCTGCTCTTAGGAAGCAGTGCTAGAGCATCTCGGTTCGAGTCCGAGTGGCGGCATCCTTGAAATCCTAGAAAATAAATCCTCTAAAAGAGACACAATGGATCCTATAATGTATTCAATTCTCGATTTAAATTCTCTAATGGGACCCCTTTTTATgatatttacaactttagaacatatattaactcatatctctttttcgataattTCAATTGTGATTACGATTCATTTAATGATCTTATTAGTCCGCGAAATCGTAGGATTGCGTGATTCATTGGAAAAAGGGATGATAGCCACTTTTTTCTCTATAACAGGATTATTAGTTTCTCGTTGGATTTCTTCAGGACATTTTCCGTTAAGTAATTTATACGAGTCATTAATCTTCCTTTCGTGCAGTTTCTCCATTATTCATATGATTTCCAAGATggggaaccataaaaatgatttaagcACAATAACCGCACCAAGTACCATTTTTACACAAGGCTTTGCCACGTCGGGTTTTTTAACTGAAATGCATCAATCCGCAATATTAGTACCTGCTCTACAATCTCAGTGGTTAATGATGCACGTAAGTATGATGTTATTAAGCTATGCAGCTCTTTTATGCGGATCACTATTATCAGTCGCTCTTCTAGTCATTACATTTCGAAAAAACATCGATATTTTTTGTAAAGGTAATAATTTCTTAATTAAACCATTTTTCTTTGGTGAGATtcaatatttgaatgaaaaaagaagtgtttttaaaaacacttcttttctttcatttcgaaattattataaatatcaattgactCAACGTTTGGATTATTGGAGTTATCGTGTCATTAGTTTAGGATTTACCTTTTTAACCATAGGCATTCTTTGTGGAGCAGTATGGGCTAATGAGGCATGGGGATCTTATTGGAATTgggaccccaaagaaacttgggcttttattacttggaccatattcgcgatttatttacatactagaactagaatacatattagaagtagaacaaatcaaagtttgcaaagtatgaattcggcacttgtggcttctataggatttcttataatttgggtatgttattttggaatcaatctattaggaataggtctacatagttatggttcattcacattaacatctacttgaataaactacacagataaataattgaataaactacataaagaatacataagaacatcatcccatatatatataaaaagcttcttgtttgtgcgagtttttgagaaccgtttgaatcattccttattcaaaacggttctcaaaaactcaaaatgcatctcattacaattctaattcactttattcttttgcattgtacagcgaacgattttaaaaatcttaaaatcaaagacaaaaattatatttccgtATTATTAATGAAAGACTATCGATGAAAGTAATTAGATAGGATAGCTTGCACCCTGTCAACTGATAGCGAGAGAACGAAATCCGGATAAATACCAATACCTATTACGGGTAGAAAGATACAGATTGAAACAAATAGTTCTCGTGGTCCAGAATCCGCAAAATTAGAGTTTGGAACATTGAAtagcttgtatccatagaacatctgacgtaacatagataataaataaataggagTTAATATCATTCCAATTGCCATTACAAAAGTAATTAGCATTTTTGGCATTAAAAGGTATTTTGGACTAGTAATTATTCCAAAAAATACTAATAATTCCGCAACAAAACCACTCATTCCTGGCAATGCAAGAGAAGCCATCGAAAAACTACTGAACATGGTAAATAGTTTTGGCATTGGGATCGATACCCCCCCCATTTCGTCGAGATAAACAAGACGTATTCTATCACAACTCGTTCCTGCCAAGAAAAAAAGCGCAGCaccaataaatccatgagagagtatttgtaaaatggcaccgttgagtcccattccggttatagaaccaattcctataattgtgaaacccatgtgagatacagaggaataggctattcttttttttaaattccgTTGACCGAGAGAGGTTGAAGCTGCATAGATTATTTGAATCGTTCCCACTATTACCAACCAGGGAGAAAATATAGAATGAGCGTGGGGTAATAATTCCATAttgatccgaataagtccatatgcgcCCATTTTTAATAAGATTCCAGCTAGAAGCATACATGTACTGTAATGTGCTTCTCCATGGGTATCTGGTAACCACGTATGTAGGGGTATAATCGGCGATTTGACAGCATAAGCAATAAGGAatccaaaatataatattatttccaatgccacaggatatgattgattagttaattttgaaaaatctaaTGTGGGTTCATTAGGGCCATATAAACCCATACCTAGAACTCCTATTAAGAGAAAAATGGAGCCCCCCGCAGTGTACAAAATAAACTTTGTGGCCGAGTAGAGACGTTTCTTTCCCCCCCACATGGATAAAAGTAAATAAACAGGAATTAATTCTAACTCCCACAGCATGAAAAAAAGTAAAAGGTCTCTAGAAGAAAATAATCCTATTTGACCGCTGTACATTGCTAACATGAGAAAATAGAACAATCGCGAATTTCGAGTAACTGGCCAAGCCGCTAAGGTAGCTAAAGTGGTGATAAATCCTGTCAGTAAAATAGGTCCTATGGAAAGCCCATCGATTCCCAGTCTCCAGTGAAAATCAAAAACATCTATCCATTTTAAATCTTCCTCCAATTGGGTTAATGGATCGTCCAATTGGAAATGATAACAGAAAACATAGGTTGTTAGAAGGAGTTCCAACGAGCATATACATATAGCATACCacctaaacatcttatttcctttatgaggaagaaagaaaatggaagaaccgacggatatcggcaaaacaacaagtattgttaaccaaggaaaataactcgtgataaagacaagatacgtttgaccagaaaaacccgtgctcggaatagaataatatattttctcgagTACGGGCTTTTGTCGGTAAAGAGGAATCAATTGATTCAAGTGGATTTTTTTGTAACGTATCAATAACCTAGACCCATGCtgcgagttgtttcatatgataaataaacacgGACACTCAAAAAATCCGTGGGGCAGGCGGATTCACATCTCTTACAACCCACACAGTCCTCGGTTCTTGGTGCGGAAGCAATTTGCTTAGCTTTACATCCGTCCCAAGGTATCATTTCCAATACGTCTGTGGGGCAGGCTCGTACACATTGAGTACACCCTatacatgtatcataaatttttactgaatgtgacattggatctataaattccagattttaacatcaaaaattttcaatctggtagaaaattagtatttatattatAGACACCAGACGAAGCAgtggtttattaaaattttaagaatcaatatatttctaaatctgttcatgagaaaaagccaagagactttgatttccgtttcaaaaatcatgatcatacgagtcacatgtgtaaataaaaattggccgacaaaacaaattgatcaatcattcaaatcaatatttcaatattcatattttcaatatgaaatatgaatatataaaaataaaactaaattagtaatttaatttattttcgtaatatgattaacatattattatttaataatattatttttattattttattataatatttataatattatgcagtatattattatataatacatttatattattatataatacattaaaaatacattaaaaacattaaaatttaaatacattaaaattaaataaaataaacaaataaaaaacgaaataaaaaaattataataccaattaaattaagaatataattatttttcattaatggaatatgaaagtgaaagaatagaaatagaaaaatattccaatttcatttatattttcttatgctttatcatgttgtgtggtgtcttgatttatatgatcat contains:
- the LOC135665989 gene encoding NAD(P)H-quinone oxidoreductase chain 4, chloroplastic, which gives rise to MFRWYAICICSLELLLTTYVFCYHFQLDDPLTQLEEDLKWIDVFDFHWRLGIDGLSIGPILLTGFITTLATLAAWPVTRNSRLFYFLMLAMYSGQIGLFSSRDLLLFFMLWELELIPVYLLLSMWGGKKRLYSATKFILYTAGGSIFLLIGVLGMGLYGPNEPTLDFSKLTNQSYPVALEIILYFGFLIAYAVKSPIIPLHTWLPDTHGEAHYSTCMLLAGILLKMGAYGLIRINMELLPHAHSIFSPWLVIVGTIQIIYAASTSLGQRNLKKRIAYSSVSHMGFTIIGIGSITGMGLNGAILQILSHGFIGAALFFLAGTSCDRIRLVYLDEMGGVSIPMPKLFTMFSSFSMASLALPGMSGFVAELLVFFGIITSPKYLLMPKMLITFVMAIGMILTPIYLLSMLRQMFYGYKLFNVPNSNFADSGPRELFVSICIFLPVIGIGIYPDFVLSLSVDRVQAILSNYFHR